Below is a window of Musa acuminata AAA Group cultivar baxijiao unplaced genomic scaffold, Cavendish_Baxijiao_AAA HiC_scaffold_1139, whole genome shotgun sequence DNA.
TAACAAATGCAGAATTTTCTGCAGCCATAGATGGAGTAGAAGATCCCATCATGACTTGTCTTCTACTTTCCTCTCTCCTAACTTCAGAGAATATAGCTTGGAGAGACGACAATGGATCCTTCCCCAATATCCGCCCACAGACTTCATCTAGTTCTTTGTTTAAACTTGCCAACAATTGAAAGACTCGATCACTCAAGCATTTTTTGTGTACCGAGCACTATCAGTAGCATATGACCATTTtttcaaaatcataaaaaatatcaagctcTTACCAGAGTGTCTTCAAGGTGTTAAAGTATTTTGTAACACTAGTATTACCTTGTTTAAGATCTCTGATCTTGTTTGTAATCTCAAATACTTGAGCTGAATTATCCATATTTGAATATGTCTCGACCATAGCATTCCACAACTCCTTTGCTGTTGGCAAAAACATATATGTTTAGCCAATTTCTGGTTCCATAGAGTTTATCAACTAAGATATGATCATGGAATTTTCAAAATCCCACGCTCCGAACTTGGGATCATCCTTTGCAGGTGTTGACGTTAATCCGGTCAAATAGCCTATCTTTCCTCTTCCTCGAATATACAACTTTACAGACTGAGACTAACGAAGAAATTTTTGCCCGTTGAGTTTGTGCATTGTAATCAGCAAGGATGGTTTGTTGCCTAAGTTGTTTGTTGGAGATGGAAGCATTGGTTTCAGCTTCTCTCCTCCAGACATAATGGTGCAAGTTTTTCACAAGCAAACAAGGAAGAAGAAATAGTTGGGATTGATCTTAAGAGTGGCATAACAGAGGAAATTTTTTTTAGCAATTAAGgctaaaaaaaagaacaaaatgatTCTAGTAGGAATCAAGCTTTCATACCATGAACACAGAGGTATTTTGCAAAAGAATACAATTTTTCTGTTCATCGTTTtctgtataaaaggaagatatataGGCTGATTACAAGTTGTACAACTAaagaaattaattctgtacaatatTTCATTCTAATCTATTTACTATAATATGAGCTGATTTGATCCTAATTGTGTGGTCCAAAATAGGAGATAGATTCCCTTAATCATAGGATTATAGAATCCCTTAATTATGAGGTTTCCTATATTCAGAACCCCTTAATCATAGGATTTCCACGGTTAAGATATGATTGTCAATTTGTATTTTCCCTTCAAGAGCAATTTCCAACATGCCTCCTGGTCTCACCTAGTTGTGTATCAGTAGAAGTATGTTACACTACAGCTTTACTTTTCGGTTATGGAAAAGATGTAAGTTGAATCTGACAGCTGAAGGTCATGCTTAAACTTTGGCAAGAAAATCCCATGGGTGGGACCTGGCCCATAAAAGATGAGCCACCAACTGCTACTAATTTGGATTAGTGCTGCCATCTATGTTTTATTTCTTGTTCTCCATTCACCTTTGGGTGCTGCATGTTTATCACTGGCAAGACTTATTACAAGGAAGGCTCTTTTAAGTTGTTTATTCGGCTTTGGCATATTGTTATGTTGACAGAATCTACCATTCTTTATCTTGTGAGTTGCAGTTATTCCAGTAGGTTAGGCCTTCTGTTTCTATGAGATACTGCAGATGGCTTTAGTACCTTGACTTTCATTTGGTTGGTCTGGTTAGTTAAAACCATTTCCTTTTTGTCAGCAATTGATTGGAAAGTCAGAGCATGAGAAACAACACTACTTCTATTTGCATGATTATATGTATGGCTTCTTGTTACCTCTTTAAGGATTGCCAAAAAGTTGAAGAGAACCTGCATCCATTGCTTTGAATCTGTGAATACTTTGATGTCCACTGACGCACTCGTAGCCTGTTCAACTCTGGATACTTTGCATTCTTTTTTCGGCATACTAGAATATAGAAATTCTTCATTCTTGCATAGAGCACAGTGGAACTCCATTTAAGAGTTTCAAGTCATACAGAAGCTTTCATGTATCATGGATCATCTATGTTTTATCAGTATCATGGTAATTCTTGCGGTGCTCTTTTTCTGGTGTTCTCTTGGATCTACCCTTGATGAGTAGGAATAAGCTATTGAATTTCTTGTGACCTTGTTAGTAGTATTGAAATATAATCAATTGTGACTGTTTAAttggtttatttatttatattttgcatCAACCTGATTCTGTTGCTGTTTCTTAGTCAGAGGAGGTACATTCATGAGTGATGTTTGTTACTTCTATGACAGAATTGTATATAGGTGTTGCCACTGTTAATCCACTTTCTCTTTCTTTCCAGGTCAAAACGGTTATGGCTTGATGGGTTTCAGAAATTGAGCTCTATTTTGTCTGCAAAAGAGCTATCAGATCTCCAGGAAGTCATGCGTGACAAGGAGTTGAATCTTAGAACTGACATCTATGAGATCCTCCTGCAGGATGAGGTGCCAGCATAATGACAGATTGTTTCACATTCTGTGGTTCCAATATGCTTGCGTTGTCTACTGCTGCTGATTGTTCGTATTCTGGGATAACAGAGTAAAAGGCTTTTGTTGTTGATTATTCAAATTCTCGGATAACAGACAAGATGATGATACGATGTTTATGTTGTTGTTGATTATGAGATCCTCCTGCAGGATGAGGTGCCAGCATAACGATAGACCGTTTCAGGTTCTGTGGTTCCAATATGCTGATTGTTCATATTCTGGGATAACAGAGAAAGGCTTTCGTTGTTGATTATTCAAATTCTGGGATTACAGACAAGACGATGATACAATGTTCTGCGTTGATACCATTTGTGTAGGTTTGCTGCTGGGGCATAAACCTTTGTCCTTGAAGAGTTTGCATGAATAATCAATCTGCCTGACCACTTGCATTACATTCTCTGACTCTCGTACGAGCTACCAGAGGTCCAGATTTATATCCCAGTGTTTAAGTGTTGTGGTTGCTGAAGGCAGACGTCGGTAGGAGAAATTATTCATATGCAGTGTTTTTTGAACTGGAGCAGAGAAGGGGTAGCAGCAAAAGAGAACAATGCTTTATTTGGTTGTCAGCTGCAGCGATGAGAATCCAGCGGGTTCATGGTGATACAATGACTACTTAACAATCTGTGTATTAAGGCTTTTGTGACATTTGGCTCCTTTTCAAATGCAAAACAAATAAATGGATATCACACTATGTTTTGCTAAAGCCATTATTAACAGCAAACAAGCTCTTCTGCTTCTGAAAATTAATTACGGCCAAGTTTGAATCAGAGGAAGGGGATTGACATGTAGCAAGTTTCAGAAGCGTCTTAGTTGCCTTGTCATGATAATTTATAGTTTTCATTAATTCAACTATAAAAACTTATGTCTCATTGAGAATTCCTGGTATAATATTTGAGTCAGGGATAATATTTGAGTCTATATTATTCATATGAGACTATAAAGGGTGGTAGACCTTCATAATATAGGGTGGTATCTGCAGCTTCCTAACCTTCATAATATATTATTCATTTGGTTGGTCTGGTTAGTTAAAACCTTCATAATATAGAGTCAATGATAATTTGAACGACGGTCCATCTTCTCAAAGAGACTATAAAGGGTGGTAAACCTTCATATCGACCCAGGGATAATATTTGAGTCTACAAAGGCGGAGGCAATGAGGGAGGTAGTATGAGTGGTATCTGACGCATTATAGGGAGAATtatagagaaaatatattatcagataatttttttgggataatGTGCTATCATCTCAGTAGAAATGTACTATTGAATGGTAAATCTATGACTCAGATACGTGGGATGTTATTTAAGCCCACTTGTCTATAGGATAGGATTTGATTCCTTCATAATATTTAATATGTGTTCGACTatctaattattatattttaaaaaaaatatgaaaagtaTATGACATGTAATATAGGGTTAAGGTTGATTAGCTCATGTGGTTTTGTTCATTTTTCATTTAACTTCTTATGGTTTATTcgtattaaaataattattatattttaaaaaacatagcacAATGACTcttatcaagtttgagttaacagacgttaaaGTCTATTTACATGATATGctcactcataataaattattaatataatgatatatgtagttttaagttttaaaaaaaatctattttagcTCATATAGTTTTGATCATGGATCACTTAAGCCCTCATGATTTTGTCAATATTTAAAATAACCCttacattttttaaaacataacatATCTTTTGTCGAATTAATAGACATTAGAGTTTGCTTGCTTATGTGACATGTTGActtacaataaattattaatataataatacatataatttaaattaaaaaattaagattatcatCAATTGCGGGAGGAGGTGTCGTTGTGGAAGTGACCACCAGCAACAGTATCGAGCCATTGCTACCTAGTAGGGTTGTCATACACATGCAACCTCTCCTATGCTAACAACAAGCTCGGGAACTTTCGGTCCTACCTTAGGTGGATGTGCATCAACTAGTCTGACGCTATGCATGCAATggtctcctgattcctcttcctcctctcgggCGTCTTTGTCCCTACCACCTCTCACTTCGTCCTCTCTTGGCCCCCACCCATTGCGCCTATGACGTGGTGGTCCAACTCTCCCTCACCTCCACCTTCGGCCTTTTCTACCTCTATCTCTTCGCCTTCGTCCACTACCACGGCCTCCATAGCTTCGTTTTTTtcaacaagatagatattttttttaacttaaattatacatcattatattaatgatttattgtgagtcaacatgtcacgtaagcagactctaacgtcTATCAACTTAGACTTGAcgggaggggcttatatgctatgtttttaaaaatatagagattattttagacacaaacAAAAAACCATAAGGGCAAAAATAGAtttctttttttaaaacttaaattacatgtatcattatattaatagtttattatgagttcaGAGGGTTAAAATGAAGAGAgacttatatgctacgtttttaaaAATGCAAAGATTATTTTAGACGCAAGTAAACCATAAGGACTTAAGTAGTCTATGAGCAAAACCACATGAGCTAAAATAAACCTTAaccctataatatatatatgtataccatGAAGAGAAAAACAAAAGGAAATACATCGATAGGTAAATACAAATAATAATGAATGTGATGAAGTTGAGTTGTTCATTATTTTTGTACTTATTATTTTCTTGCGTAAAACGCATGTGTTATTTTTACTGATATGATGTGAATAGTATAAATGTGTCAAAACTCTTGCTTACTCGTCCCGCGAGCGAGGCTTGCTTACTTACTAGCTATTTTATTTAAATACTCACCTTCTCCTGTCTCCTTGTATCATCGAAGTATAGGATTTTATGAATTGATGAAAGTAttgatgatagaaaaaaaaaagtcttgtatagtgttaatcttataaatatagtgattattatttttatagttataatgtgtattttttttttcacttgggtGATTGTGAGTTagactgatttttttttatttttcgcaAAAAGTATAGTTTGACTTGAATTAGTCTAACTCATGACTCTTTTTAATGCATCTGTCACATCTCAGATATCGGAGCATGACAATACTACAGATGATAGAGAcatgtttactaaagaagaatctCAGCTTTTTAGTATTGAACACacaggattaattatatattattctttttaattagttatctttaacatTCTGATCTCTATACTTTCAGaagttatattgagatccttgtacttacgaaagtaaaatttctatacaagattaaaaaaataattttatgattaaaaataaaaaaagagaaagaattttGTTGGAACAATcaggttaaatatttcacttttgtaaGTACAAGGATCGGGATAGGTAATATGTAACTAGCCTTTGCCTACCCTATGTATAGTCCGACCTATGATTGGATGGTTCAAATTGATTACTCATAGGTATCTTTAGGAAAGATTACATGAGTGAGGAATTTGTATTCTTATAGGAGTGGAGGCAAGAGAATCCATCACATGAGTTAAAGACTCCATGGGCAAACTTGCCTTGTAGTAACTTTTTGGCAAGGATTAGACCAATGTATAAGGCAGACCCAAAAACTTTCTGGATTGTCTATATGCAGACCAACACTCAGCAGAAATCTCTTCAAGTGTCTTAAAAGTATCAATAGCTAATTCTACAATTACTCCTTACTGGGGCTACTGTAATCCCCTAACTCGGCACCTATTTGTGGTCGGCAGCCCATCGGAGCACCGACCGGAAGTTGCTGCACTTAAAGGTCCAGAGCTCAGTCTATATCAGGTAGAATGTGGTGGCTTATAAAATGACTGAGCAGTTGTAAAAACAAAAGATATCGAGGAAGAAACGAAAAATGCAATTACCAAGAAGCGCTAAAGAGGACCGACACTAGTCTTTTGCTAATTACGCAAAACGTCATCCAAGACACAGTTATATGAGCTCAACTAATTCAACTGACATTACTAGAAATATAACGGAACAAATGATGATGTGAACAGTTATACATACCCGGTATTCCACAGATTCCCTCTTTGTAATGCTGTTAGCTAACAGTATTCGACACGTTATTTTGATATCGAGTAGTCTAAAAAATGGAACTTCAGGAAATGGATCGGGAGTGGTTTGTTACTCGAAAATTTTTTCCCCCGTtgcaaatattaaaaatatgagaGAACTAATTATGCAGAGATAACCTGGAATAAAGAACACACTTCTCCAACTTTCGGAGCTTGAAAGATCCACATCGTCTTTCTTTGCTGCCTCTAGAATCCTTCCTGTGAGTCCGACACCAACGATACCAGCCAAGGTCCCAGCAGTGTTGGAAATTCCCATGACAATTCCTGCGTATCTTGGAGCCACATCCATGTGGTTTACCGCAAATCCAGCTCTCCCGAGTGCTAAGAAACCAAGAGAAACCGAGGAGCAGAGCACGGTTCCTCTGGAATTTCTAAATGATGGAAGGGCCATTAGAGCAAGGGCAGAAACGATAAAACCTACGGTGTTGAGAAGTTTACGTGTCTTGGTCACCGAAAAGATCCTTCTCGTAATCAAATAATCGGCTAACACTCCACCTATGTTTGAAAATATGAACATGTTTAGATATGGCATCATTTTGGAGGATCCCATCTCCTGAAGACTGAGCTGAAGGCCCAGTTCAAAGTATGTTGGCAACCAGTTCATAAGAACATAGAGCGCATAGTGGAAAGTGAAGTTGTTGACCACAATTGCCCAGACTGGTAAGCTGAATATCATTCTCTTCCATGGGATTTTACCGAGGGACCGTATGCTTCCAGCACTCGGGATTCTCTTCTCTTTTAGAGTTGAAACTGGTAACATGGAATCTCCAAAACCAGCAGCAATGGCTTTCGGATGCTCAGAACGAAGTGGGTCGCTAGCAAACCTGAACCACATAACGGACCATGTGACACCCAAGGATGCTTCAACCAGAAAAACTGACTGGGCCCCACCGTATTTCACCAAACTCGGTAGTAGGAGCATACCACCGGCTGCTCCTAGGTACATCCCTGAAGTAGTAAGAGACACAGAACGAGAGCGCTCATGCGGAGGGACCCATTGTGCTAGAATTGTGTGAATGGACGGAAA
It encodes the following:
- the LOC135671350 gene encoding probable anion transporter 6, which encodes MRFPKRYAIILLTFICTSVCYIERIGFSIAYTAAADAIGVNQSSKGLILSTFYYGYVVSQVPGGWAAQYIGGRRVLLLSFVLWSLTCALVPLDANRMYIMVLSRLLVGVAQGFIFPSIHTILAQWVPPHERSRSVSLTTSGMYLGAAGGMLLLPSLVKYGGAQSVFLVEASLGVTWSVMWFRFASDPLRSEHPKAIAAGFGDSMLPVSTLKEKRIPSAGSIRSLGKIPWKRMIFSLPVWAIVVNNFTFHYALYVLMNWLPTYFELGLQLSLQEMGSSKMMPYLNMFIFSNIGGVLADYLITRRIFSVTKTRKLLNTVGFIVSALALMALPSFRNSRGTVLCSSVSLGFLALGRAGFAVNHMDVAPRYAGIVMGISNTAGTLAGIVGVGLTGRILEAAKKDDVDLSSSESWRSVFFIPGYLCIISSLIFLIFATGEKIFE